Proteins encoded together in one SAR202 cluster bacterium window:
- a CDS encoding amidohydrolase — MELKYGFISADDHVQETPDLWTSRLSKRKWGGSIPQLKRQAKNESWTIDGQPVPLRGTARAAALMPDRNHEPQRWADVPATAYSFTERLRAMDSDGVDCQVLYPTVCGGSGEFLARIKDAELENACVQAYNDWIIDEWAAASPRFIPQALIPISSGEAAAQEARRAIKRGHKGVIVPPSPWNLKDGVPHINDPSWDALWNVCSDAGIPISLHSGASEKVRLKAWEGFSPVLAAAMDDITGPVSTVSIMANILFAPIFNRVPKLKIVFAETTLAWVAYELETADHQFERQRLHKEGYTRKPTEVFHEHCFVTGWFDRAGLDIRDFLGVKNILWESNFPQANSTWPNSRDFILRSFTGVPARDKQRILVNNAARLYKIDVSSKEPVSAKRA, encoded by the coding sequence ATGGAACTCAAATACGGATTTATAAGCGCCGACGACCACGTCCAGGAAACTCCCGACCTGTGGACATCCCGCCTCTCCAAAAGAAAATGGGGCGGCAGCATCCCCCAGCTAAAACGCCAGGCCAAAAACGAGTCCTGGACCATCGACGGCCAGCCCGTCCCCCTCCGAGGCACCGCCCGCGCCGCTGCCCTCATGCCCGACCGCAACCACGAACCCCAGCGATGGGCCGACGTCCCCGCCACCGCCTACAGCTTCACCGAGCGCCTTCGCGCCATGGACTCCGACGGCGTCGATTGCCAGGTCCTCTACCCCACCGTCTGCGGCGGCTCAGGCGAGTTCCTTGCCCGCATCAAGGACGCCGAACTCGAAAATGCCTGCGTCCAGGCTTACAACGACTGGATTATCGACGAGTGGGCCGCGGCCAGCCCTCGGTTCATCCCCCAGGCCCTCATCCCCATCTCCTCCGGCGAGGCCGCCGCTCAGGAAGCCCGCCGCGCCATCAAGCGAGGTCACAAGGGCGTCATCGTCCCGCCATCACCTTGGAATCTGAAAGACGGCGTCCCCCACATCAACGACCCCTCCTGGGACGCCCTGTGGAACGTCTGCTCCGATGCCGGCATTCCCATCTCCCTCCATTCCGGCGCCAGCGAGAAGGTGCGACTCAAGGCTTGGGAGGGCTTCAGCCCTGTCCTCGCCGCCGCCATGGACGACATCACCGGCCCCGTCAGCACCGTCTCCATCATGGCCAACATCCTCTTCGCCCCCATCTTCAACCGCGTCCCCAAGCTAAAAATCGTCTTCGCCGAGACCACCCTTGCCTGGGTGGCCTACGAGTTGGAGACCGCCGACCACCAGTTCGAGCGTCAGCGCCTCCATAAGGAAGGCTACACCCGCAAGCCGACGGAAGTCTTCCATGAGCATTGCTTCGTCACCGGCTGGTTCGACCGCGCCGGCCTGGACATCCGCGACTTCCTGGGCGTCAAAAACATACTGTGGGAGTCCAACTTCCCCCAGGCCAACTCTACCTGGCCCAACAGCCGCGACTTCATCCTCCGCAGCTTCACCGGCGTCCCCGCTCGGGACAAGCAGCGCATCCTGGTGAACAACGCCGCCAGGCTTTACAAGATAGATGTCTCTTCAAAAGAGCCTGTAAGTGCTAAAAGGGCGTAG
- a CDS encoding amidohydrolase, whose amino-acid sequence MELKYGLISCDSHAQERKTAFLDRMSKKKWGDRIPHVTETTDKAAMIAPQDKAVERWFIDGKVAEKRGTVNCPTAMGDPLRKTYPQRWDEVPVFVYDPKARIKAQEKDGIDGEILFPNVTGQSGENFVNYDADFELALCQAYNDLLTEEWTIDDRYVGLAYIPYKKGIDATVKEIYRAVKNGHRGIVMLSEPSQAADGLPHLNDAYWHPVWAACQELDAPVHFHASGGMKKLNMDHWTGYTRNQVQAMGPSASFGLQAQSIPNLLLSGILDKFPNTKFVCAETGLGWLNYILEACDHVWEQRHLWTEGLPTRPSDLFKRQVFVDFWYEYAGIEQRHAIGLENIMWESDFPHSTSTWPESWTFIDRTLKDVPDDEKHMLMAGNAIRVYKMNAKPAKTKAKNGSKK is encoded by the coding sequence ATGGAGTTGAAATACGGCCTCATTAGCTGCGACAGCCATGCCCAGGAGCGCAAGACCGCCTTCCTGGACCGTATGTCTAAGAAGAAGTGGGGAGACCGCATTCCCCACGTCACCGAGACCACCGACAAGGCCGCCATGATCGCCCCCCAGGACAAGGCCGTCGAGCGCTGGTTTATCGACGGCAAGGTCGCCGAAAAGCGCGGCACCGTCAACTGCCCCACCGCCATGGGCGACCCCCTCCGCAAGACCTACCCCCAGCGATGGGACGAGGTCCCCGTCTTTGTCTACGACCCCAAGGCCCGCATCAAGGCCCAGGAGAAGGATGGCATCGACGGCGAAATCCTCTTCCCCAACGTCACCGGCCAGTCGGGCGAGAACTTCGTCAACTACGACGCCGATTTTGAACTTGCCCTCTGCCAGGCCTACAACGACCTCCTCACCGAGGAGTGGACCATCGACGACCGGTACGTCGGCCTGGCCTACATCCCCTACAAGAAGGGCATCGACGCCACCGTCAAGGAGATCTATCGCGCCGTCAAGAACGGCCACCGCGGCATCGTTATGCTGTCCGAGCCCAGCCAGGCCGCCGACGGCCTCCCCCACCTCAACGACGCCTACTGGCACCCCGTCTGGGCCGCCTGCCAGGAGCTGGACGCCCCCGTCCACTTCCACGCCTCCGGCGGCATGAAGAAGCTGAACATGGACCACTGGACTGGCTACACCCGCAACCAGGTCCAGGCCATGGGTCCCTCCGCCTCTTTCGGCCTTCAGGCCCAGTCCATCCCCAACCTCCTCCTCTCCGGCATCCTCGATAAGTTCCCCAACACCAAGTTCGTCTGTGCCGAGACCGGCCTCGGCTGGCTCAACTACATCCTGGAAGCCTGCGATCACGTCTGGGAGCAACGCCACCTCTGGACCGAAGGCCTGCCCACCCGACCCAGCGACCTGTTCAAGCGCCAGGTCTTCGTGGACTTCTGGTACGAGTACGCCGGCATCGAGCAGCGCCACGCCATCGGCCTGGAAAACATCATGTGGGAGTCTGACTTCCCCCACTCCACCTCCACCTGGCCGGAGTCCTGGACCTTCATCGATCGCACCCTCAAAGACGTACCGGATGACGAGAAACACATGCTCATGGCCGGCAACGCCATCCGTGTCTACAAAATGAACGCTAAGCCCGCCAAGACTAAGGCCAAAAACGGCTCCAAAAAGTAG
- a CDS encoding ester cyclase: MSEQNIAIARRFLEGQDKQKGPPPPELAAPNYTAHIGGMPVMNLEAHKQLAVAFYTAFPDLKHNFDEFLAQDNRVAVRFHLTGTHKADLMGIPASNKPISVKFIGIMHISKGKVVELFETFDQMELLQQIGAAPGH; encoded by the coding sequence ATGTCTGAGCAAAATATAGCCATAGCCAGGCGGTTCCTTGAAGGCCAGGACAAGCAAAAGGGGCCGCCTCCGCCCGAGTTGGCCGCGCCAAACTATACCGCCCACATCGGCGGCATGCCGGTCATGAACCTGGAAGCTCACAAACAGTTGGCTGTCGCCTTTTACACCGCTTTCCCAGATCTGAAGCACAACTTCGACGAGTTCCTGGCTCAGGATAACCGGGTCGCCGTCCGATTCCATCTCACCGGCACCCATAAAGCCGACCTCATGGGTATCCCGGCCAGTAATAAACCCATCTCGGTCAAGTTCATTGGGATTATGCACATCTCTAAAGGCAAAGTCGTGGAGCTATTCGAGACCTTTGACCAGATGGAGCTGTTACAGCAAATCGGCGCCGCGCCCGGCCATTAG
- a CDS encoding four-helix bundle copper-binding protein, whose amino-acid sequence MRQTTMKQEMKEELAQCIEACNNCADECLKTISYCLEQGGKHVGEAHLRLMIDCVEICRTSANFMLRESEMSMALCKICADICEQCATSCESFGQDDAQMVECANACRACATSCRKMAEMAEAD is encoded by the coding sequence ATGCGACAAACCACAATGAAGCAAGAGATGAAAGAGGAACTGGCGCAATGTATTGAGGCCTGCAACAACTGCGCCGACGAGTGTTTGAAGACCATCTCCTATTGCCTGGAGCAGGGAGGCAAGCATGTGGGCGAGGCCCACCTGCGCCTGATGATAGACTGCGTGGAGATATGCAGGACCAGCGCTAATTTTATGCTCAGGGAATCGGAGATGAGCATGGCGCTGTGCAAAATTTGCGCCGACATCTGCGAGCAGTGCGCCACAAGCTGCGAGAGCTTTGGCCAGGACGACGCCCAGATGGTGGAGTGCGCCAACGCTTGCAGGGCCTGCGCCACTTCATGCCGCAAGATGGCGGAGATGGCTGAGGCTGACTGA
- a CDS encoding lactate dehydrogenase gives MPNPKVVLFSSLDAETTAQVTSQAPASLDVAVHPDSTPEDEKIRLVREADFVIIFVGRLTDRVLEACKNVKLIQQLGSGTGGMNFKLLQSMNVPVANNGFANAVSAAEQTIVLTLAVLRRIYPYAHAVKSGQWPRNVIIHPDTHTLDGKTVGVIGLEEFGRPLVKRLKGFGVRILGFEPYFTVTEGQADDMGARLVSLNHLLKESDVVTIDTYLSKKTRHLIGEREFRLMKPSAIIVNVSSGGLIDHAALYAALKERRLAGAGLDTASKEPPDPKDPLLQLDNVIVTPHIAGPTWETFALRGRNAFMNIQRVIQGKPPLWTLQPDD, from the coding sequence ATGCCCAATCCCAAAGTCGTCCTCTTCTCCTCCCTCGACGCCGAGACCACCGCCCAGGTCACCTCCCAGGCCCCCGCCAGCCTCGACGTCGCCGTCCACCCTGACTCGACGCCCGAGGACGAAAAAATTCGCCTCGTGAGAGAGGCCGACTTTGTGATTATCTTCGTGGGCCGCCTCACCGACCGCGTTTTGGAGGCCTGCAAGAACGTCAAGCTTATCCAGCAGCTGGGCTCCGGCACCGGCGGGATGAATTTCAAGCTGCTCCAGTCCATGAACGTCCCCGTCGCCAACAACGGCTTCGCCAACGCCGTCTCCGCCGCCGAGCAGACCATTGTCCTCACCCTGGCCGTCCTGCGGCGCATCTACCCCTACGCCCACGCCGTCAAAAGCGGCCAGTGGCCTCGAAACGTCATCATCCACCCTGACACTCACACCCTGGACGGCAAGACCGTCGGCGTCATCGGCCTGGAGGAGTTTGGGCGGCCCCTGGTCAAGCGACTCAAGGGCTTCGGCGTCCGAATCCTCGGCTTCGAGCCTTATTTCACCGTCACCGAAGGCCAGGCCGACGACATGGGCGCGCGCCTTGTCTCCCTCAATCACCTGCTAAAAGAGTCCGATGTCGTCACCATCGACACGTATCTCAGCAAAAAGACGCGGCACCTCATCGGCGAGCGCGAGTTTCGACTGATGAAGCCCTCCGCCATCATCGTCAACGTCTCCAGCGGCGGCCTCATCGACCACGCCGCCCTCTACGCCGCCCTCAAAGAAAGGCGCCTCGCTGGCGCGGGCCTGGACACCGCCTCCAAGGAACCCCCCGACCCCAAAGACCCCCTGTTGCAGCTAGACAACGTCATCGTCACGCCCCACATTGCCGGCCCTACCTGGGAGACCTTCGCCCTTCGAGGCCGCAACGCCTTCATGAACATACAGCGCGTCATACAGGGCAAGCCGCCCCTCTGGACCCTTCAGCCTGACGACTAA
- a CDS encoding TerC family protein: protein MDWISNPDIWIALLTLTALEVVLDIDNLVFISILSSKLPQESQAKARNLGLGLAMFMRTALLFSITWIIGLTAPLFEVFGEEISGRDIILVLGGLFLLGKSTFEIHERLEGEQGHGTTRVAASFASVIVQIMLLDMVFSLDSVITAVGVADELGVMIAAVVISIAIMLLSMGFISGFVNKHPTVKMLALSFLLLIGMTLVAEGFDVHIPKGYIYFAMGFSILVEALNLRVRGRKSEPVQLHQPYVKEPEPPAPHR, encoded by the coding sequence GTGGACTGGATTTCAAACCCTGATATCTGGATCGCCCTCCTTACCCTGACCGCCCTGGAAGTCGTCCTTGACATCGACAACCTGGTATTCATCTCAATCCTCTCCTCCAAGCTGCCTCAGGAAAGCCAGGCGAAGGCAAGAAACCTTGGCCTGGGCCTGGCCATGTTTATGCGCACCGCCCTCCTCTTCTCGATAACCTGGATCATCGGACTGACAGCGCCCCTTTTTGAGGTCTTCGGCGAAGAGATTTCAGGCCGGGACATTATCCTGGTCCTGGGCGGGCTCTTCCTCCTGGGCAAAAGCACCTTTGAAATCCACGAACGCTTAGAGGGGGAACAAGGTCACGGAACTACCCGAGTAGCTGCTTCCTTCGCCTCAGTTATCGTTCAGATAATGCTGCTGGACATGGTTTTTTCCCTGGACTCCGTCATCACCGCTGTCGGCGTTGCGGATGAGCTGGGTGTCATGATCGCGGCGGTAGTGATATCGATAGCAATAATGCTCTTGTCCATGGGGTTCATCAGCGGCTTTGTGAACAAGCACCCCACGGTGAAAATGCTGGCCCTTAGCTTCTTACTGCTCATCGGCATGACCCTGGTGGCCGAAGGCTTCGATGTCCATATCCCCAAAGGCTACATCTACTTCGCCATGGGCTTCTCTATCCTGGTAGAAGCCCTGAACCTCCGGGTCCGAGGCCGCAAATCGGAACCCGTCCAGCTTCACCAGCCCTACGTCAAGGAGCCTGAGCCCCCTGCCCCCCACCGTTGA
- a CDS encoding sulfite exporter TauE/SafE family protein yields AGTWGTLIGAGGGFIIVPLLLFRDSTLEAATVTAVSLIAVLANGISGTLAYLRQMRIDYKSGVAFLLATLPGGVIGAIIVDYIDRVPFQATFGVLLGLVALYILYRSVRGIAKARAAQRGEPRRLVDSGGNIYEYIVNIRLGVAICFFIGFLSSMLGVGGGIFSVPAFTLILGIPIQVAAATSQFMLIGTASVANITNISQGDLNGFWLNALALSIGAIAGAQLGARLAKRIGSVWTSRALALGLLVVGVRLAIAGFSE; encoded by the coding sequence GGCAGGCACTTGGGGCACCCTCATCGGCGCGGGCGGCGGCTTCATCATCGTCCCCCTGCTCCTCTTCCGCGACTCCACCCTGGAAGCGGCCACCGTCACCGCCGTCTCCCTCATCGCCGTCCTCGCCAACGGCATCTCCGGCACCCTCGCCTACCTGCGACAGATGCGCATCGACTACAAAAGCGGCGTCGCTTTCCTACTGGCGACCCTCCCCGGCGGCGTCATCGGCGCCATCATCGTCGACTACATCGACCGGGTCCCCTTCCAGGCTACCTTCGGCGTCCTCCTGGGCCTGGTCGCCCTCTATATCCTTTATCGCAGCGTCCGTGGCATCGCCAAAGCCAGGGCCGCCCAGCGCGGCGAGCCTCGACGCCTGGTGGACAGCGGCGGGAATATTTACGAGTACATCGTGAACATCAGACTGGGCGTCGCCATCTGTTTCTTCATCGGCTTCCTCTCCAGCATGTTGGGCGTCGGCGGCGGCATCTTCTCCGTCCCCGCCTTCACCCTTATCCTCGGCATACCCATCCAGGTCGCCGCCGCCACGTCGCAGTTTATGTTAATCGGCACCGCCTCCGTCGCCAACATCACCAACATCTCCCAGGGCGACCTCAACGGCTTCTGGCTGAATGCCCTGGCCCTGTCCATCGGCGCCATCGCCGGCGCCCAGCTAGGCGCGCGGCTGGCAAAACGCATCGGCTCCGTCTGGACCTCCCGCGCCCTGGCCCTGGGCCTGCTGGTCGTCGGCGTCAGGTTGGCGATAGCGGGGTTTTCAGAATAG
- a CDS encoding thiamine pyrophosphate-binding protein has translation MAPHQPRRCPMARMTGGRAVVESLKAHGVDTVFGIISTHTMHIYDALYHEKAVRFIGGRHEHALGFMADGYSRATGRPGVFLTSGGPGAANSIGPMGEAYAASSSVLQITANVESYLLNTSKGGLHEIKDQPGMFRSVTGWNAQVDNVEAFPDHIHDAFQRFKTSRPRPIALEMPTDLFGQEADVEIFGPRKVAPKQPDPLKIEQAAAAIKKSKRPVIWLGSGVTSANATKEVRELAERLGAAVTGLPTGKGAFPEDHPLSLGVAEFGGHRGSNPVADFIASSDLVIIVGCSMPYSRTVTNGLKLPANVIQIDIDPAEIGKNYHAAVGVVGDAKAALQQILTQLGNGSIATSKTYAGEVAQAKKDIYQSVAQQFPNELKTHEALRAVLPRDAIFVGDTTVPVYRAHRCFQAYEPRTYFGSFAWAGLGFAFPASLGAKVGMPNRKVVAMTGDGGFQYNIQELATAGQYGIAPIVIVWNDSAWGVLKWIQDNQFNGRHMATDLKNPDFVKVAEAYGAAATRVHNRKDLAKAVEGALDSKTLHLIEVVMPKGFSAFN, from the coding sequence ATGGCCCCACACCAGCCTCGGAGGTGCCCCATGGCCAGAATGACCGGCGGCCGCGCCGTTGTCGAAAGCCTCAAAGCCCACGGCGTCGACACCGTCTTCGGCATCATCTCCACCCACACCATGCACATCTACGACGCCCTTTATCACGAAAAGGCCGTCCGGTTCATCGGCGGAAGGCACGAGCACGCCCTGGGCTTCATGGCCGACGGCTACTCCCGCGCCACCGGCAGGCCCGGTGTCTTCCTCACCAGCGGCGGCCCGGGCGCCGCCAACTCCATAGGCCCCATGGGCGAGGCCTACGCCGCCTCCTCCTCCGTCCTCCAGATTACCGCCAACGTCGAATCCTATCTCCTCAATACCAGCAAAGGCGGCCTCCACGAAATCAAGGACCAGCCCGGCATGTTCCGCTCCGTCACCGGCTGGAACGCCCAGGTCGACAACGTTGAGGCCTTCCCCGACCACATCCATGACGCCTTCCAGCGATTCAAGACCAGCCGCCCGCGCCCCATTGCCCTGGAGATGCCCACCGACCTCTTTGGCCAGGAGGCCGACGTCGAAATCTTTGGCCCCCGCAAAGTCGCCCCCAAACAGCCGGACCCCTTGAAAATTGAGCAGGCCGCCGCCGCCATCAAAAAGTCCAAGCGGCCTGTCATCTGGCTCGGCAGCGGAGTCACCTCCGCCAATGCCACTAAAGAGGTGCGCGAACTGGCAGAACGTCTGGGCGCCGCCGTCACCGGCCTCCCCACCGGCAAGGGCGCCTTCCCTGAAGACCATCCCCTTTCCCTCGGCGTCGCCGAATTCGGCGGCCACCGAGGCTCCAATCCCGTCGCTGATTTCATCGCCTCCTCCGATCTGGTCATCATCGTCGGCTGCTCCATGCCCTACTCCCGCACCGTCACCAACGGCCTCAAACTGCCTGCCAACGTTATTCAGATCGACATCGACCCCGCCGAAATCGGTAAGAACTACCATGCGGCCGTCGGCGTCGTTGGAGACGCTAAAGCCGCCCTTCAGCAGATCCTCACCCAGCTAGGCAACGGCAGCATCGCCACGTCCAAGACCTACGCCGGCGAGGTCGCCCAGGCCAAAAAGGACATCTATCAAAGCGTCGCCCAGCAGTTCCCCAACGAGCTCAAGACCCACGAGGCCCTCCGCGCCGTCCTTCCTCGCGACGCCATCTTTGTCGGCGACACCACCGTTCCCGTCTATCGCGCCCACCGATGCTTCCAGGCCTACGAACCCCGCACTTACTTCGGCTCCTTTGCTTGGGCCGGCCTGGGCTTCGCCTTCCCTGCCAGCCTCGGCGCCAAGGTCGGCATGCCCAACCGAAAGGTCGTCGCTATGACCGGCGACGGCGGTTTCCAGTACAACATCCAGGAGCTGGCCACCGCCGGCCAGTACGGCATCGCCCCCATCGTCATTGTCTGGAACGACAGCGCTTGGGGTGTCCTCAAGTGGATCCAGGACAACCAGTTCAACGGCCGCCACATGGCCACCGACCTCAAAAACCCCGACTTCGTCAAAGTGGCCGAGGCCTACGGCGCCGCCGCCACCCGCGTCCACAACCGAAAGGACCTCGCCAAGGCCGTGGAAGGCGCCCTGGACTCCAAGACCCTCCACCTCATAGAAGTCGTCATGCCCAAAGGCTTCTCAGCATTTAACTAA
- a CDS encoding GYD domain-containing protein, with translation MPKYLLEATYTTEGKRGLVDFGGTKRREAVEESIRKAGGHVEAFYFAFGDADAYVIADLPDNVSATALALAVASSGLVRIKTSVLVTPEEVDEAVRMNVAHRTPVHRYETSKARGDT, from the coding sequence ATGCCGAAGTACCTGCTGGAAGCGACGTACACCACCGAAGGGAAAAGGGGTCTGGTGGATTTCGGGGGGACCAAGCGGCGGGAGGCGGTGGAGGAGTCGATACGAAAGGCTGGCGGGCACGTGGAGGCCTTTTATTTCGCCTTCGGCGACGCCGACGCCTATGTTATCGCGGACCTGCCGGACAACGTGTCGGCGACGGCGCTGGCGCTGGCGGTAGCAAGCAGCGGCCTAGTCCGAATCAAGACCAGCGTTTTAGTGACGCCTGAAGAGGTGGACGAGGCAGTGCGAATGAACGTGGCCCACAGGACTCCAGTCCACAGGTACGAAACGTCAAAGGCCCGCGGCGACACATAG
- a CDS encoding amidase — MSKTELPFLTATELSRQIKSKKVSPVEAVKAYLERIEKFNDKLNAYITVCEDDALKAAREAEREIMRGDYRGAMHGIPVACKDQWWTKGVRTTAGSVILKDFVPKEDATVQVRLKEAGGIMIGKTNLTEFAMGYNVRYPYGVPTNPWNVKHMPGGSSAGSGSALAAYLCSTALGEDTGGSIRGPATYCGIVGLRPSQGRVSRYGALGMCWSMDTVGPMSRTVEDCAMTLQVIAGHDPKDPYTWDQPAPDYVALLKGGIKGLRVGILEEQTHTDNVQDEVRAAVLKAASVLGELGADVREVSLPLSRYDRSISTPIMYTQASHVHYKNTRERLHDYDRNMQINLKMGNLIPAQTYYKAERLRQLLRAQYLELMETVDVLVYPTAATPAPLVLTKHGLGNKEAFKKEMTYGSRTLTSLGNTVGAPALSVPCGFSQDKLPIGLQLLGRPFEEATVLRAGHAYQQATDWHNRRPPVS, encoded by the coding sequence ATGAGCAAGACAGAGCTGCCCTTCCTGACGGCCACGGAACTCTCCCGGCAGATCAAGTCGAAGAAGGTGTCGCCGGTGGAGGCGGTGAAGGCGTACCTGGAACGCATCGAAAAGTTTAACGACAAGCTTAACGCCTATATTACGGTCTGTGAGGATGACGCGTTGAAGGCGGCGCGGGAGGCGGAGCGGGAGATAATGCGGGGGGACTATCGCGGGGCGATGCACGGGATTCCGGTGGCGTGCAAGGACCAGTGGTGGACCAAGGGCGTGCGCACAACGGCAGGCTCCGTAATCCTGAAAGACTTTGTGCCGAAGGAGGACGCTACGGTGCAGGTCAGGCTTAAAGAGGCCGGGGGCATCATGATCGGCAAGACCAACCTCACCGAGTTCGCCATGGGGTACAACGTGCGATACCCCTACGGCGTGCCGACCAACCCGTGGAACGTGAAGCACATGCCCGGCGGCTCCAGCGCGGGGTCAGGCTCCGCCCTGGCGGCCTATCTGTGCTCGACGGCCCTGGGCGAGGACACCGGCGGGTCGATTCGAGGGCCGGCGACGTACTGCGGCATCGTCGGCTTGCGGCCCAGCCAGGGCCGGGTGAGCCGCTACGGCGCGCTGGGGATGTGCTGGTCCATGGACACAGTCGGGCCGATGTCCAGGACGGTGGAGGACTGCGCGATGACGCTCCAGGTCATCGCGGGCCACGACCCCAAGGACCCGTACACCTGGGACCAGCCCGCGCCGGACTACGTGGCGTTGCTGAAGGGCGGGATTAAGGGGTTGCGGGTGGGAATCCTGGAAGAGCAGACGCATACGGACAACGTGCAGGATGAGGTCAGGGCCGCGGTGCTGAAGGCCGCCAGCGTGCTGGGCGAACTGGGGGCCGACGTGCGGGAGGTCTCCCTCCCCTTATCCCGCTACGACCGGTCGATATCTACTCCCATCATGTACACGCAAGCCTCCCACGTCCACTACAAGAACACGCGCGAACGCCTCCATGACTACGACCGCAACATGCAGATAAACCTTAAGATGGGCAATCTCATTCCAGCCCAGACCTATTACAAGGCTGAGAGACTGCGCCAGCTGCTTAGAGCGCAGTATCTGGAACTGATGGAGACGGTGGACGTGCTAGTGTACCCGACGGCGGCCACGCCGGCCCCGCTGGTCCTGACCAAGCACGGCCTTGGAAATAAAGAGGCGTTCAAGAAAGAGATGACGTACGGCAGCCGGACGCTGACATCGCTGGGCAACACCGTCGGCGCGCCGGCCCTTTCGGTGCCCTGCGGCTTTTCCCAGGACAAGCTGCCGATAGGCCTTCAGCTTTTGGGCCGTCCTTTCGAGGAGGCGACGGTGCTGAGGGCGGGCCACGCGTACCAGCAGGCCACGGACTGGCATAACCGGCGGCCTCCTGTGTCGTAA
- a CDS encoding class I SAM-dependent methyltransferase, producing the protein MRSDTLMYGQSQNVRDAHRPGLQQCIASEELLVFSFMNMNMRRFSRSRSMHQQLMRRDWDKRAQHNFMYWTDNIYGEDFRSIEDFYNDGRARGLDPLSPIFEKLTFDPQGKCILEIGCGAGRLFPAFTSAGFRDVVGVDISPEMTERARRHCPVRHAQFLLGNGVDLAGLEDSRFDYCFSYNVLQHMPDKKILWSYFQELRRVLAPGGGFQLHLRSGYPLKRRILHLFPKSAQPAAQTLFRLATFRWALGQPVGSDIVGSETTWDMGEAVPPRQALSALSDLGFKDIQTVLDPRYETMDRYWVIWRKP; encoded by the coding sequence TTGCGCTCCGATACTTTGATGTACGGACAGTCTCAGAACGTCCGGGACGCCCATAGGCCCGGCCTGCAGCAGTGTATCGCCTCAGAAGAACTCCTCGTGTTCTCTTTTATGAATATGAATATGCGGCGCTTCTCAAGGAGTCGAAGCATGCACCAGCAGCTTATGCGGCGCGATTGGGATAAACGTGCCCAGCACAACTTCATGTATTGGACCGACAACATTTATGGCGAGGACTTCCGCTCTATTGAGGATTTCTACAATGACGGACGCGCCAGAGGGCTTGACCCCCTATCTCCCATTTTTGAAAAATTAACCTTTGACCCCCAGGGCAAATGTATCCTTGAAATTGGTTGTGGCGCTGGCAGGCTCTTTCCCGCCTTCACCTCCGCTGGTTTTCGGGATGTCGTCGGAGTTGATATTTCCCCGGAAATGACCGAACGCGCGCGCCGGCATTGCCCGGTGCGCCATGCGCAATTCCTGTTGGGCAACGGTGTGGACCTGGCAGGACTGGAAGACAGCCGTTTTGACTATTGCTTCTCATACAACGTTTTGCAGCATATGCCTGATAAGAAAATCCTGTGGAGCTACTTTCAAGAGCTGCGCCGAGTGCTGGCTCCGGGCGGAGGCTTCCAACTCCACCTCCGATCCGGCTACCCCTTGAAACGCCGCATCCTCCACCTATTCCCCAAAAGCGCCCAGCCCGCCGCCCAGACCCTCTTCCGCCTCGCCACCTTTCGCTGGGCGCTGGGCCAGCCCGTAGGGTCAGACATCGTCGGCAGCGAAACAACTTGGGACATGGGGGAAGCAGTGCCGCCGCGGCAGGCGTTAAGCGCCCTTTCCGACTTGGGATTTAAGGACATCCAAACTGTTCTGGACCCCAGATACGAGACCATGGACCGCTACTGGGTTATCTGGCGCAAGCCCTAA
- a CDS encoding PadR family transcriptional regulator produces the protein MYKRELLKGNTETLVLSLLAEAPMHGYRLVKEIEARSDGYFRVKDGTVYQALHRLEREGLVQSRWDMMPNWMSRRCYEITAAGAGVLATQKVEWRRFWQALGQVMEPGRAGEGGEAECSREVCKHERVQVAR, from the coding sequence ATGTACAAACGCGAGCTGCTCAAGGGGAACACGGAGACCCTGGTGCTGTCCTTGCTGGCTGAGGCGCCTATGCATGGTTACAGGCTTGTGAAGGAGATAGAGGCGCGGAGCGACGGATACTTCCGGGTAAAGGATGGAACGGTTTACCAGGCGCTGCATCGTTTGGAGAGGGAGGGGCTGGTGCAGAGCCGGTGGGACATGATGCCTAACTGGATGTCGCGGCGATGTTATGAGATTACAGCCGCGGGGGCGGGGGTTTTGGCGACGCAGAAGGTGGAATGGAGGCGGTTTTGGCAGGCGCTAGGGCAGGTGATGGAGCCCGGGAGGGCGGGGGAGGGCGGCGAGGCCGAGTGCTCTCGCGAGGTTTGTAAGCATGAGAGGGTGCAGGTGGCGCGGTAG